The following DNA comes from Winogradskyella sp. PG-2.
GGTCTTCACTATCTACTTGCCAAAGTGTTGAGTTTTCTGCTCCTAATGGCTTCCAAAAACTGTCCTCAAAATAATCATAGAGTTTTTTACCACTGGCTTTTTCAATCACCATAGCTAACATTTGAGTGTCACCACTTGCATATTTAAAGCTCTTACCTGGATCTGTATCCATTTTCAGCCCGTTCATCACTTTGGCTAAATCATCATCAAAATAAGCTCTTGTGGTAATAGATAGAGGCGAGTAATAAGCTTCATCCCAATTAGTGCCTGAGCTCATACTCGATAAATCACCAACCGTCATTTTAGCTGCTTTTCCGTCACAAAATGCTGGTAGAAAATCACAAACAGGTTGATTTAAACTTTTTATATAACCGTCTTCTATAGCTTTTTGCATCAATCCAGAGACGTAGCTTTTAGCCATCGAGAAACTGTTAGATTTAGAATCTTCGTTAAACCCATCGTAATAGTTTTCGAACCAAATACTATCATTTTTTATGATTACAAATGCAATAGTCCCTGTTGCTGTATTTATTGATTTTAGTCCTGAAGTTTCTTTTACGCTATTGTAGTTTATATGATTTGGCCAAGGTTGAGGTGTTGAAATATCTATAGTTTGGTTATCAAATTCTTTATAATCTTCTAAATATGCTGTAGTATGACCTTTCATGTAAATGGTTCTTACAGCTTTGATAAGGTAATCTGTGTCTGTGATGTATAAAACAGCTATTAATAAACCGAAAAAGATGATTAAAAACTTGAATAATTTTTTAAGGAACTTCATTAAGTTAGTGTATTAGTTATTTTCTTTGCGTTGCTTTAATTTGTCTTTATAAAAACATTTATCTGCGATATAAAGTGTTTTATTAAAAGTAGCAATTATATTTTGGTTGTCATCAACTAGACTCATGGTTTTGACAATATCAATTTGATTGTTCTCTCTTACAGACTGCTTTATATTGGAAATTTCTTCTGCAGTAAAAATAAACTCACCATAAATAGTTGATTTAGCAGGTTTTTTATAACGGGCTTTGACGCTTTTATCCCAAACCACATAATCCTCACCAAGGATTTGAATCAATTGAATCATATAAATAGGGTCTGTTGCTGACAACATACTACCACCGAATATTGAACCTGCATAATTGCGGTTTTTCCAGTTGAGCCTTAGTCTTATTTTTACATAATGTAGATCATCACTGACTTCAATTAGTTTTGCTGTAGTTCTGCTATACATTGGTGACCAATTAAAACCATATTTATAAATGGTGGACACCTTAATAAATCGTTTTAAAAATTCTGTTCCAGATTTATACATTTATAGTCATCTAAAATTTAGAAGTGTTAATATTAAATATTTTGGCGATGTCTGTTGTTGATTTCCATAATCTCAAAAATAAATTTTATAATAAGAAATGGAATGATAGCTAATGCACTACCATAGCTACTAAAATCAAAATCAGTTTCAACTATTTTTCCAGAAATAAAAGACCATATAAATACTCCAAAAACAATGGAAAGATGTGAAGTAATTATGCCTTTAGAAAGAACATGATGAGCATTAGGTTGTGGTATACTTTCATAGTGGTATTCGATGACTTCACGAATAAAAAAGCTTAATACACTAAAATTAAACCAAACATTTTTGAAAAGGAAAACTTCAAAATTACCATTAATTACATCAGTGGATTTCCAGTCTAACAAAAACCCAAAGAAAACAATTATAAAAATAACGTAGATGCCTAACATAAAGAAACGACTTCTTACAAGTTTTCTATAGGTGGATAAATCAGTAATTGTATTAGATTTAAATCTACTTTTTAAAAAATCGAATATAGTTTTGAGAAACTCATCAATCCAGAGTAGATAAATAATATAGAACACACTTATTTGTTGTTTAGAAATAGCCAAAATTGTGAGAATACTAAAGACTATAAGTGATAATATCTCTGCGATTCTAGATGTTTTTAATGTAGTACTCATAGAATTAAAACAAAGATTGTTGCTTATAAGGACTTTCATGCTCTAACAGCCACTGCTTTCTATGTAATCCACCAGCATAACCGGTTAGACTACCATCACTTCCAATAACCCGATGGCATGGTACAATAATCCAAAGCGGGTTTTTACCATTAGCACTTGCAGCAGCTCGGATAGCCTTAACATCACCAAGTTGTTTGGATAAATTTAGATAAGAGATGGTTTTACCATAAGGAATAGTTTCAAGTTGATTCCAAACTCTTTTTTGAAAATCGGTACCTTGAGGATTAAGCTTTAGATCAAAAGTTTTGCGAGAACCATCAAAATACTCTTGTAGTTGAGTAGCGCAATCTTCAAGTTCTGAGGGAATAATATCAGTAATATTTTCTTCAGAATTTAATACTGTTACTTGAGAAATACCATCATTATCACCAACAATTTTAGTGAATCCTAAAGGTGAATTAATGATGCATGTCTCCACTATTTATTCGTTTTCTTCTGAGGGTTTATCTTCAAAAATCCCTAATTTTTTGGCTCTAGCTTCCCAGCTTTTTCTTGCCATATGTTGAAGATCCGATACATTATCACTTTCGTCCATAATTTCAAGTCCAAGTAAAGTTTCAATAACATCTTCCATAGTTACTAAGCCACTAACAGAACCGTATTCATCAACAACTAAAGCCATATGATTTCTGCTTTCAACTAATTGTTCAAATAATTTTGGGATTGGTAAATCACGTTCTACAACAATGATATTTCTTTTAAGTTCTGATAATTTTTTTGAGCCATTATCTAAAGCCATTTCTTTAAAGACCTCTCCTTTTAAGACTAAACCCTTAATATTATCTGGATTATCAGAAAAAATAGGAATCCTTGAAAAACGGAGATTCATATTTTTATTAAAAAACGCTTCAACAGTTGAGTTTTCATCTTCAGCTTTCATAACGGTTCTAGGCGTCATAACATCTTTAGCAAAAACCTCTTTAAAGGTTAGAAGATTTTTAATGATTTTACTTTCATTTTCTTCAAACACACCTTCTTCTTCTGCTATTTCTGTCATAGCAACAAAGCCCTCTCTACTTAAAACACTTCCGTGGCCTTTTCCTCCAATTAGTTTAGTAGTGAGCTGAAGTATCCATAGAATGCCGGTCCATTTTAAAGGAAAGATTAAAACATTAAGTGCTTTTGTTGTAAAATTTGCTAATTGTTTCCAATACGTTGCACCAATTGTTTTAGGAATAATCTCTGAAGCCACCAAAATAAGAATAGTCATAATAGTGGAAACCACACCAACCATGGCCTCTTCTGTAAAGTCAAACCCTAAAAAACTTCGTGTAGTGCTACCATAAAGCTCAGTATATGCAACCTTAGCTTGTACACCAACTAAAATAGCACCAACAGTGTGTGCAATAGTATTGAGTGTAAGGATGGCAATTAAAGGACGATCTACATCCTTCTTTAATTCTTCTAAATCATTGGCGTAAGATTTCCCTTCTTTCTTTTTAAGATTAAGAAATGTTGGAGTGATACTTAAGAGTACAGCCTCTAAAATTGAACATAAGAATGAAAAGAAAATAGAAATGACAGCGTAAAAAATGAGTAAGCCCATTAATGGTATTGAAGTTTAGTTATCACAAAGTTACAAAATGAATAACTAAACACGTTATAGAATTTTGGTTCTTAGTTATTTGAAAATAAAAAGTCTTTAACTTGTTTTTAGTTAAAGATTTTTAAAAAGTTATTTTATTGATGATTAATTTTTGCCTCCTGCACGCTTAGCTTCTCGTTCAGCTCTAGCTAATTCACGTTTAGCTCTTGCGAGATCTCTTTCGGCTCTTTCAATTTCTCGTTTAGCTTTTGCAGCAGCTCTTTCTTCTTCCTTCTGAGGGTCAGTACCAGAGATATAATATTTTAAATCTTGTCCTAAATTATTTATTTTTTCTATAAAGCCTTTTGATGCAAATTCAGTATCTACATACATTCTTAGATGACCTTTGGTAAGCTTACATTCAAATATTTCATCACCACTTTGGCTATCTGACCATAAGTAAGTATTTCCTTTCACAGTAAGATTTCCCTTACCAAGTTTTTCTATTAAAATAGCTTTTACACCATTGTTTTTAGATTTGTGATAACTCGCTCTAAATTTATAGCTATCATCTGAAATTGAAATTGAAACAGAGCTATTACTTGATTCGTCATCATCGTTTTCAATTGAAATTGAATAGGATGTTCCAGAAGTCGTTTTTGTTTTTGGAGTTTCTGGCGGTGTTGGAGGTTGAGGTTTTGTTTGTGCATTAAGTTCTAAGGTTGAAAATAATGCCATAATAAATAGTAAACAAACAGTTCTTTTTACATCTACTATTCTGATGCTTCTTTTTACGTTTTTTGATTTTTTGAAATTCATAAGTATTCGTTTTTAATGATTGTACAATACAAATGTAGATGACAAAACTCGTCTAAAAAAGAAAATGCTAGGCGTTAACCTAGCATTAACCAAGCTTATATATTGTATTAACATACCTTAAATTCTAAACCAACATTCCTGATGCTTTCAATAGATATAGACGTGTCTAATTTAAAGTATTTACGAAGTCTACTGATGAATACATCCATACTTCTCCCCGAAAAGAAATCATCATTTCCCCAAACAGCTTTTAAGATATCTTCACGTTTTAGAAGTTGATTTTTATGCTTGTACAAAAATAAGATAAGCTCTCCTTCTTTTTGTGTGAGTTGTTTTTTGTAGCTACCACAAGTTATTTCTAATCTTTTGGTATCGAGACTATAATTACCAATTTTGATAATTTCTGATTGTTGAAGTTGTATTGATGATTTTTCTGTTCGCCTAAGAATATTGTTAAGCCTTAAAACAAGTTCATCTGCTTCAAAGGGCTTTACGATATAATCGTCAGCACCAAGTTTTAAACCTTTAATTTTGTCTTCTTTGAGTTTACGAGCTGTTAGGAAAATGAATGGTGTTTCAGGATTAATATCTGCGACTTTTTCTGCTAATGTGAAGCCATCCATTTTCGGCATCATTACATCAAAAACACAAATATTATAAGTGTCTTTTTTGAATAATTCTAGAGCTTCTCTCCCATCTTTAGCCCAAGTAATTGTATAACCTGATATTTCTAAATATTGTTTTAAAATATTTCCAAAGTCAACATCGTCCTCTGCTAATAAGATACTTTTCATGTTAAAATTGTTTAATTAAACGGAAGCGTTAAAATAAAAGTAGTGCCATTACCTTCTTTACCTAAAACACGGATGTTTCCATTGTGTGCCTTTATAATTTGATTGGTATAATATAAACCAAGTCCAAGTCCTTTTACATCATGAATTTCCTTATTTCCTACTCTAAAGAATTTTTCAAATACTTGCTTTTTATCCTTCTCCGATATTCCAATACCATTATCTGTAATTGAAATTTTTAATTCAGTGTTACTTTCAACATTAAAATTGATTATAATCTCATCACCTGAGTATTTAACAGCATTCTCTAAAACATTTAGGAGTGCTGTAGTCACAAAAAACTTATCCAGCTTTAATTGATTGGTTAATATCGAAAAATTTCTGTTAAGTGTAAGGTTTTTGGTCGTTATAGAAAGCATAAAATCATCTAAAACAGTATCTAAATATTTCTTAACATCAACAGTTTCTTTATTAAGCTGAATCTCTTTGTAGCCCAAACTATTATTTAACACTTGGTCAATCAATTTTTGAAGTCTTTTATTCTGACGCTCTATTGTGTTTATAGTATTTCTGACTAATAGAGGTTGTTGTTTTACATTATCATTATTTAGCATTTTTGTGGCTAAAGTTAGTGTAGCCAATGGTGTTTTAAGTTCGTGTGTAATATTATTGACAAAGTCAGTTTTAATATCGGCAATTTTCTTTTGTTTTATTAGGCTTTTAATGGAGTAGTAGAGTAGTCCAATAACAGTTGCAAAAATGAAGAGGGATAATAATAATAGACCCAACATTTGTTTAAGCACTATCTTTTTCCAACCAGCAATATCTATTTCATCAGCACTCTGAAAAGTGAGACTAAAGGATATTTCTTTAGCTTCTCCATTAATAACTCGATTAGAATCATGATCTGTTTGCCAATTAGTAGTGCTTATACCAATACTATTATCCTCAGAGAAATTATCCCCTAAAATGATTTGTTTTGCACCCTTTTTAGAGTGAAATAAGGTATCATTTTTTACAGAGTCTGTAATAATTATAGCCCTTACTTTTTTATGAAATCTAATACCATAAGGAACATTACTTTCTACTAAAGCTTTTTGATATTCAGAAATATAAGCCTCATTAACAGAGTCAATAACTAACTCTAAACCTTGAATAACATCTTCTTTTTTAACAAGATTAAATTTATAATCAATAAGTTTATTCACAAATTGTTCTTGCCAAATATCTGAGAGCGAATCTAGTGCAGAAGAAAAATCATCAATTTTAGAAATTGATCTAGTCGTCTCTCTAATAAATGCTTTTTTCTTTAATTCGTAGGTGTTATTTACTAAATACCCTTGTATAATAGAAAGTGCTATTAAACCAAGGATTGAAGCAATAATTAAAAGATTAATTTTTCTTTTCATACGATATCGTAAGTTAAAAAAACAGAGTTTACAGTTTTATGGTTGATTGATTTTTTTGATTGATGCTATTTGTAAACTCTGTTTTTTAATTCTGAAATCATTATCTAAAACGTCTTTTGGTATTCCAATTATACGCTTTAGTTCTTTGATCTCTTTCTGTAATTTGATTGTTGTTTAAAGTTCTCATGATTAAATAATTTTTTGATTGATGATGATACAAATCTAGAGCGAAGAACTTAGATACAAAAGAAAATGGACTAGGTTAACCTAGCGTTAACCCTAAGAAATTTAGTTTCCTATATATATCAAGGACTCAAAAGATTTCTTTCATACCTAATTAACATTATTTATCTTAGTGTTCGGTTCTGTTTTTGCGAATATTTCTATTGTAAAACTTTAATATATGAGGTTAAGGAAAGTTCTATTTTTAATGCTATTTGTATTGTTTTTCTGTATATGTAATATTCAGGCACAAATCGTAAATAATATTACAAAGCCATCATTGTCAAAAACTAGTTTAGCAGAGAAGATATACTTGCAGCTAGATAATACGATATATCAGACTGGTGAGAAGATTTGGTTTAAGACAATTGTTTCGAAATCGTTTGACAATAGTCTTACGGATATTAGTAGTATTATTTATGTAGAACTCATTGATTTTAACGAGAATATTATCGAAAAGAAAATGTTAAAACTCAATTAAGGCATTGCACATTCATCTTTTGATCTTCAGGAAAGCTATAAAACTGGGAAGTATACAGTGAGAGCATATACTCATTGGAACAGAAATTTCGGGGATAATTTTATATTCAAACAACAGATAGATGTCTTTAAGTTAAAGCAAAAAGATGAACTAAAGAACCCTATACTAAATGCATTAGTTATTGTTGGCGATACTAGTTTGCTCACCGCAGATATTAATCCTAGAGTTATAGATGCTAAATATAGAGGCAAACTTAAGTTGTATATAAAAACAGATTTTACTATTGATTCTTTAGAACTCAAAAAGGAAGACAATAACATTTACAAACTTAATTATCAATTGCCTAAGGGCATTAGTCAAGCCAAACTTAGCTTTAAAATAATATCTGAAGACAAGTTTTTTAATACAAAAACAGAAGATATTTATAGCAAGACCGTTGTTATAGATGAAAATTATTTAGATGTTCAGTTTTTTCCTGAAGGAGGTGATTTGGTGAATGGTCTTTTAAGTACAGTTGGGTTAAAGTCTATAAACTATAATGGTCTAGGCCATAAAGTATCTGGAAGTATAAAAAATAATGAAGGGATAATCATAACAACCTTTAATAGCAATGATTTAGGTATGTGTACCTTTAAGTTATTACCAGAGCTTGGTAAAAATTACTATGCAGAAGTTTATAAGCAAGACATAATATATACTTATGCATTACCAAAAGCCAAACGAAGTGGAAGCGTATTAAGTTTAGCTAACTTAAATAATCAAGTACATTTATCTTTAACACATAGCTCAAATAATTTAAGTACTGTTACTGTAAAGACCACTTCAAGAGGTGTTACTTATCATGATTTTAATATTCAATTAAAGGATAAACAAGGAATAGCGAGTATACCAACACGCTCATTGCCAGATGGTATTGTTAAGATAAGTGTTTATAATCTAAGTAATCAAATTATAAGTGAACGTTTATTTTTTAATAATAGAGTAGATAAACATTTAAATCTTTCTGTCAGTACAAATAAAGAAAACTATACTCAACGTGAAAAAAATAATTTAACTATTGAACTAGACAGTCTACAATTATTAGATAGCACTACAGTTTCGGTTTTGGTATTACAAAAAGGAAAATTAGAAGCCTCAAAACAGTTTAAATCCAATTTAAAATCATACATGCTACTCAACTCAGAGTTGAATGGCTTTATAGAAAACCCATCGTCTTACTTCGATTCAACTAATATCGATAGAGTATTAGATTTAGAGGCCTTGATGCTTACACAGGGTTGGAGAGCCTATAAATATGAGAAAAGTTTAGCAGGTACTTATTATAGATACAAAGCTGAGAAAAACCTCACCATATCAGGTACCATCGGTGAATATTTTAATCCCTTAAAACGACCAAAACAAGCATTAGATTTAAACATGATTGTGTATGATGAGCCTGCAGATATTTATAAACAAGAAATAGATTCTAGTGGGAGATATCGATTTGAGATTGATGATATATATAAACCAAAAGCGGAGGTGTTTATGCAAGTTGTAGATAAGAAAGGAGAGCCTAAAGATTTTGGAATTAATCTAGATAAAAAGTGGTCACCAAATTAGATATAGCCAAAAATAAGACTATCGTATTACCAGAGCAGGTCATATCACAATTTACTAAAACAACTGAACTCATTAATAAGCGTCAACAAGATTACGAAACATTTTACAACGCCATTGCATTAGATGAAGTAAAACTTAGAGATTGTAAATTAACACCAGAAAGAGAGAAATCTATTGAACTACATGGTGAACCACAACATGTAGTTGATGGTGAAGAGTTGGAAAAAGTCGCACCAGATTGGAATCATGGGATATATAGTGTTCTTGGTGCCAAGTATCCTAATTTAGTAAGAATTATTCTGGTACCTGGAATTCCACCATGGTATTATGCAAAGGTAGTAAAGTCAAATATCACATTAGTTTTAATCGATAATATACCTGTTTACATTGGAGATTATAAATTTATTCAAGACTTCCCAATAGATGAAGTCGAAAGTCTCGATATTATAATTAAGGCAAAAGATGTCTATAGATATGCTTCTGAAATATTTGGTAGAGGTGATATAAACTTTGGAACAAATGTAGTAAGCTATCTTAATATCTATACAAAATCAGGTAAAGGTTTATTTGGTATGACTAAAACAAAAGGAGTGCGTACAGATGAAATTGCTGGTTTTTCAGAATCTGTTATGTTTTACGCACCAGGTTATGATAATCTTACTAATCAAGATTTGGTAATCCCAGATAACCGGAGTGTTATTCATTGGTCGCCAGATATTAAATTAAATGATAAAGGCGAGTATATTGTTGAGTTTTATTATGATGACTATATTGGTGAAGTATCCGTTATTATCGAAGCTATTTTTCAAGATGGTAAAATAGGGTATGTAGAGAAAACCTATTCGGTTAAAGAAGCCCAACGATAATTTTTGATTAATTAGTATATGCCAATAAATCTCTAATATCTATATCGGTTAATTGCGGAAAGTAAACACAAGTTTCATTAAAACCCTTGCTGTCTATTGTAGTTTTATCTACTCTCAAATATTTTTGAATAGCAACAGAATCATATTTTTCTGCTATACCTCTAAGAGGAGGTCCTGTCATAAT
Coding sequences within:
- a CDS encoding PaaI family thioesterase, whose protein sequence is MYKSGTEFLKRFIKVSTIYKYGFNWSPMYSRTTAKLIEVSDDLHYVKIRLRLNWKNRNYAGSIFGGSMLSATDPIYMIQLIQILGEDYVVWDKSVKARYKKPAKSTIYGEFIFTAEEISNIKQSVRENNQIDIVKTMSLVDDNQNIIATFNKTLYIADKCFYKDKLKQRKENN
- a CDS encoding CNNM domain-containing protein; protein product: MGLLIFYAVISIFFSFLCSILEAVLLSITPTFLNLKKKEGKSYANDLEELKKDVDRPLIAILTLNTIAHTVGAILVGVQAKVAYTELYGSTTRSFLGFDFTEEAMVGVVSTIMTILILVASEIIPKTIGATYWKQLANFTTKALNVLIFPLKWTGILWILQLTTKLIGGKGHGSVLSREGFVAMTEIAEEEGVFEENESKIIKNLLTFKEVFAKDVMTPRTVMKAEDENSTVEAFFNKNMNLRFSRIPIFSDNPDNIKGLVLKGEVFKEMALDNGSKKLSELKRNIIVVERDLPIPKLFEQLVESRNHMALVVDEYGSVSGLVTMEDVIETLLGLEIMDESDNVSDLQHMARKSWEARAKKLGIFEDKPSEENE
- a CDS encoding serine hydrolase domain-containing protein, producing the protein MKFLKKLFKFLIIFFGLLIAVLYITDTDYLIKAVRTIYMKGHTTAYLEDYKEFDNQTIDISTPQPWPNHINYNSVKETSGLKSINTATGTIAFVIIKNDSIWFENYYDGFNEDSKSNSFSMAKSYVSGLMQKAIEDGYIKSLNQPVCDFLPAFCDGKAAKMTVGDLSSMSSGTNWDEAYYSPLSITTRAYFDDDLAKVMNGLKMDTDPGKSFKYASGDTQMLAMVIEKASGKKLYDYFEDSFWKPLGAENSTLWQVDSEDHDLVKAYCCIASNAKDFARYGKLFKNHGKWNGKQILDSAFVAKSVKPRFIDNPQYGYGWWLASFDEKEVFYMRGHLGQYVIVIPEDNVIVVRLGHSIEKSNPDVDPHSADFYSLLTEAYEMLN
- a CDS encoding sensor histidine kinase, producing MKRKINLLIIASILGLIALSIIQGYLVNNTYELKKKAFIRETTRSISKIDDFSSALDSLSDIWQEQFVNKLIDYKFNLVKKEDVIQGLELVIDSVNEAYISEYQKALVESNVPYGIRFHKKVRAIIITDSVKNDTLFHSKKGAKQIILGDNFSEDNSIGISTTNWQTDHDSNRVINGEAKEISFSLTFQSADEIDIAGWKKIVLKQMLGLLLLSLFIFATVIGLLYYSIKSLIKQKKIADIKTDFVNNITHELKTPLATLTLATKMLNNDNVKQQPLLVRNTINTIERQNKRLQKLIDQVLNNSLGYKEIQLNKETVDVKKYLDTVLDDFMLSITTKNLTLNRNFSILTNQLKLDKFFVTTALLNVLENAVKYSGDEIIINFNVESNTELKISITDNGIGISEKDKKQVFEKFFRVGNKEIHDVKGLGLGLYYTNQIIKAHNGNIRVLGKEGNGTTFILTLPFN
- a CDS encoding methylated-DNA--[protein]-cysteine S-methyltransferase produces the protein METCIINSPLGFTKIVGDNDGISQVTVLNSEENITDIIPSELEDCATQLQEYFDGSRKTFDLKLNPQGTDFQKRVWNQLETIPYGKTISYLNLSKQLGDVKAIRAAASANGKNPLWIIVPCHRVIGSDGSLTGYAGGLHRKQWLLEHESPYKQQSLF
- a CDS encoding response regulator transcription factor, which translates into the protein MKSILLAEDDVDFGNILKQYLEISGYTITWAKDGREALELFKKDTYNICVFDVMMPKMDGFTLAEKVADINPETPFIFLTARKLKEDKIKGLKLGADDYIVKPFEADELVLRLNNILRRTEKSSIQLQQSEIIKIGNYSLDTKRLEITCGSYKKQLTQKEGELILFLYKHKNQLLKREDILKAVWGNDDFFSGRSMDVFISRLRKYFKLDTSISIESIRNVGLEFKVC